A genomic window from Candidatus Methylacidiphilum fumarolicum includes:
- a CDS encoding rhomboid family intramembrane serine protease → MKKDKMVLLKDFSSNDFFKTLPWLTQALVTFLFIVYFIQITFLFIFGSTWFRSSFALTTEGVAHGKIWEFLTYAFLHDELEPLHLLTNAIAIYFLGNQLEKVLGHFRLALLFIGGAIAGGMGWYFFGGPIHEPGLIGASGVVFSFLLAFAFCLQEIWVRSLTFHYDIQSNRFIFNPTFFLSIQVVVLIFVIFEAICLVFDIPTGSSHTAHLAGAIFGYLYVRLWPIKPLAHTKSSS, encoded by the coding sequence ATGAAAAAAGACAAGATGGTTTTATTGAAGGACTTTTCTTCCAATGATTTTTTCAAGACATTGCCTTGGTTGACTCAAGCTTTAGTCACCTTCCTTTTTATTGTTTATTTTATTCAGATTACTTTTTTATTCATTTTTGGCTCCACTTGGTTTAGATCTTCTTTTGCTTTGACAACAGAAGGCGTTGCCCATGGAAAGATTTGGGAATTTTTGACCTATGCGTTTCTCCATGATGAACTCGAACCACTCCATCTTCTAACCAATGCCATAGCCATTTATTTTCTTGGAAACCAACTGGAGAAAGTTCTTGGGCATTTCAGGCTGGCGCTTCTTTTTATTGGTGGAGCTATTGCTGGAGGAATGGGATGGTATTTTTTTGGAGGACCCATTCATGAGCCAGGCTTGATAGGAGCCAGTGGCGTTGTTTTTTCTTTTTTGCTCGCTTTCGCTTTTTGTCTTCAAGAAATATGGGTAAGATCCTTGACCTTCCATTATGATATTCAATCCAATCGGTTTATTTTTAACCCTACCTTTTTTCTTTCCATTCAAGTCGTTGTGCTTATATTCGTCATTTTTGAAGCTATTTGCCTTGTCTTTGATATTCCTACTGGCTCTTCCCATACTGCCCATTTGGCTGGGGCTATATTTGGATATCTTTATGTTAGGCTTTGGCCAATAAAGCCATTGGCTCACACGAAAAGTTCTTCTTAA
- the thrB gene encoding homoserine kinase produces MLSVSATNQKKRWLVKVPATTTNFGPGFDTFGAALSLYNEFLIEANDDSLPSPEPHHPMVYETVKAFEKKIQSAAIPFKWSVKSQIPQARGLGSSASIRLGILAGLNALSGNSLKREELLEIASELEGHPDNVTPALFGGFTICGPAKKILRCRIESKLFFVAFVPQIEIPTELSRRILPTEIKLKEAILNLQRATSMAICFFEKKYEALSGLFVDYFHEPYRLPAIPFWEKLRDTSLKAGALGFYLSGSGSTLMSLAYKNPTNVVLALKEELLKLGIPGEILVLKPDNFGLRIAHLAKPL; encoded by the coding sequence ATGCTATCAGTGAGTGCAACTAATCAAAAAAAAAGGTGGTTAGTCAAAGTCCCTGCGACAACTACAAATTTTGGTCCTGGTTTTGATACCTTCGGAGCTGCTCTTAGTCTATATAATGAATTTCTTATTGAAGCAAACGACGATTCTCTTCCTTCTCCTGAGCCACACCATCCAATGGTTTATGAAACAGTTAAAGCTTTTGAAAAGAAAATTCAATCTGCTGCAATCCCCTTTAAATGGTCTGTAAAATCACAAATTCCTCAAGCTCGTGGACTTGGGAGCAGTGCATCCATCCGTTTAGGTATCTTGGCTGGTTTGAATGCGCTCTCAGGCAATTCTTTAAAGAGGGAAGAACTACTTGAGATCGCTTCGGAACTCGAAGGACATCCAGATAATGTTACCCCTGCTCTCTTTGGAGGTTTTACCATATGTGGTCCAGCCAAAAAAATTTTACGATGTCGAATTGAAAGTAAGCTTTTTTTCGTTGCATTTGTGCCTCAAATCGAAATACCCACGGAGTTATCAAGACGCATCCTTCCTACAGAAATTAAACTAAAGGAAGCTATTCTGAATCTGCAACGTGCCACTTCAATGGCAATTTGCTTTTTTGAAAAGAAATATGAAGCTCTCTCAGGATTGTTTGTCGATTATTTTCATGAGCCATATCGGCTTCCAGCTATTCCTTTTTGGGAAAAACTCAGAGATACTTCTTTAAAAGCTGGTGCTTTGGGATTTTATTTGAGTGGATCTGGTTCTACGTTGATGTCCCTTGCTTATAAAAATCCAACCAATGTTGTTCTAGCCTTGAAAGAAGAATTGTTAAAATTGGGTATTCCTGGTGAAATCTTAGTTTTA